The following are from one region of the Corynebacterium hindlerae genome:
- a CDS encoding CDP-alcohol phosphatidyltransferase family protein has product MEKLKNTVKEVPEGWAGRYRWAISALHSAQKPSPGVPAYTRWVNRRGARVVAAAGFASALTPNHITALSALLSVTGMFVLLCYEPSLWSGMVVATLLAAGYLFDSADGQLARVSGLSSKTGEWIDHVVDAFRSPAIHISTAAAILLYCPDSWWLAAIAAIYSLVTSGQFLSQILAEAFVRKAGRQQTRGGDLHSWMLLPTDPGTLCWSFVLWGFAPAFGAVYAALACIALLHSGMSLRRRYRDLRALDRAAQEES; this is encoded by the coding sequence ATGGAGAAACTTAAAAATACTGTTAAAGAAGTTCCCGAAGGTTGGGCGGGTCGCTATCGGTGGGCGATCTCCGCGCTTCATTCTGCTCAGAAACCTTCTCCCGGCGTTCCCGCCTACACCAGGTGGGTTAATCGGCGTGGCGCGAGAGTAGTGGCCGCTGCTGGCTTCGCTAGCGCTTTAACACCAAACCACATTACGGCGTTATCGGCGCTGTTGTCTGTGACAGGAATGTTCGTGTTGCTTTGTTACGAGCCTTCCCTTTGGTCTGGCATGGTAGTAGCCACGCTCCTTGCCGCCGGGTATTTGTTTGACTCTGCCGATGGGCAGCTCGCCCGGGTCTCGGGGTTGTCTTCTAAAACAGGCGAGTGGATTGACCACGTTGTTGACGCGTTTCGCTCCCCTGCCATCCACATCAGCACAGCAGCCGCAATTTTGCTGTACTGTCCGGATTCCTGGTGGCTGGCAGCTATCGCAGCTATTTATTCACTGGTTACGAGTGGCCAATTCTTGTCCCAAATTCTGGCGGAAGCCTTTGTGCGGAAAGCAGGGCGGCAGCAAACCCGCGGTGGTGATCTACATTCATGGATGTTGCTTCCCACTGACCCGGGAACACTGTGCTGGTCTTTTGTACTGTGGGGATTTGCGCCAGCTTTTGGCGCAGTTTATGCCGCTCTGGCCTGCATCGCGTTGCTTCACAGTGGCATGTCACTGCGTCGGCGCTACCGAGATTTGCGCGCACTGGATCGCGCTGCGCAGGAAGAGAGCTGA
- a CDS encoding adenylyltransferase/cytidyltransferase family protein codes for MTESHNADIEIVGYVPGGFDMLHIGHLNILRAARQRCTRLVVGVATDESLIRMKGRAPVIQEAERAELVRSLAFVDEVIRDVDQDKRIAWKTRNFDVLFKGDDWKGTPKGDRLERELAEVGARVEYLPYTPTTSSTMLREFLSQATKAGVVHTAQ; via the coding sequence GTGACTGAATCGCACAATGCGGATATTGAAATTGTGGGATACGTTCCTGGCGGTTTCGACATGCTGCACATTGGCCATCTCAATATCCTGCGTGCAGCCCGGCAGCGCTGCACCCGGCTTGTCGTTGGGGTCGCCACTGATGAGTCATTGATTCGGATGAAAGGCCGTGCACCGGTGATACAAGAAGCCGAGCGTGCGGAGTTGGTTCGTAGCTTAGCCTTCGTTGACGAGGTAATCCGCGATGTTGACCAAGACAAACGTATCGCCTGGAAAACTCGCAATTTTGATGTGTTATTCAAAGGCGATGACTGGAAGGGCACCCCTAAAGGGGATCGCCTGGAAAGAGAACTTGCTGAAGTTGGGGCTCGGGTCGAGTATTTGCCGTACACGCCGACAACCTCCTCGACGATGCTGCGGGAATTCCTGAGTCAAGCAACCAAGGCTGGGGTAGTACATACCGCTCAGTAA
- a CDS encoding ABC transporter ATP-binding protein yields MASVTFDNATCIYRGAEKPSVDKFNLEIADGEFLVLVGPSGCGKSTTLRMLAGLEEVSEGRILLGDRDITTAAPKERDIAMVFQNYALYPHMTVRENMGFALKIDKTPKEEIDRRVEEAARTLDLTDFLDRKPKALSGGQRQRVAMGRAIVRKPQVFLMDEPLSNLDAKLRVQTRTQIAALQRELGVTTLYVTHDQTEALTMGDRIAVLKFGVLQQVGTPRELYDRPANEFVAGFIGSPAMNLGKFKVEGTDAVLGNARVPLSEATRAALTPADNGHITIGFRPEALDIVSEHEPNTIPVKLHLVEELGSDAYMYGKLEGGGNLGSGTDANPDDESTDQIIIRTAPHAAPPIGSIVHVRIREGAQHNFSPATGDRLPD; encoded by the coding sequence ATGGCTTCAGTGACCTTCGATAACGCCACCTGCATTTACCGCGGTGCGGAAAAACCATCGGTCGATAAGTTCAACCTTGAGATCGCGGACGGTGAGTTCCTCGTCCTCGTCGGGCCGTCCGGCTGCGGTAAGTCCACCACGCTGCGCATGCTCGCAGGCCTCGAAGAGGTGAGCGAAGGTCGCATTCTGCTGGGGGATCGCGATATCACTACCGCAGCACCAAAAGAGCGTGACATCGCGATGGTGTTCCAGAACTACGCTCTGTACCCACACATGACGGTGCGCGAGAACATGGGTTTTGCCCTCAAGATTGACAAGACCCCAAAGGAAGAGATCGATCGCCGAGTGGAAGAAGCCGCACGCACGCTCGACCTCACGGATTTCCTGGATCGCAAACCAAAGGCACTCTCCGGTGGTCAGCGCCAGCGCGTGGCAATGGGTCGCGCGATTGTGCGTAAGCCGCAGGTGTTCCTCATGGACGAGCCACTGTCCAACCTGGACGCCAAGCTCCGTGTCCAGACTCGCACCCAGATCGCCGCGTTGCAGCGCGAACTGGGAGTGACCACCCTGTACGTCACTCACGACCAGACGGAAGCCCTGACCATGGGCGATCGCATCGCTGTGCTGAAGTTCGGTGTCTTGCAGCAGGTCGGCACCCCACGCGAACTCTACGATCGCCCAGCCAACGAATTCGTTGCCGGCTTCATCGGCTCTCCAGCGATGAACCTGGGCAAGTTCAAGGTCGAAGGCACCGACGCTGTGCTCGGCAATGCCCGTGTCCCATTATCTGAAGCCACCCGCGCCGCACTGACGCCTGCCGACAACGGCCACATCACCATCGGTTTCCGCCCAGAAGCCCTGGACATCGTGTCCGAGCATGAGCCAAACACCATCCCAGTCAAGCTGCACCTGGTGGAAGAGCTCGGTTCCGACGCCTACATGTACGGCAAGCTGGAAGGGGGCGGCAACCTTGGCTCCGGCACCGACGCCAACCCAGATGACGAGTCCACCGACCAGATCATCATCCGCACCGCACCGCACGCGGCGCCACCAATCGGCTCCATCGTTCACGTTCGAATCCGCGAAGGAGCACAGCACAACTTCTCCCCTGCCACCGGAGATCGCCTGCCAGACTAG
- a CDS encoding DUF4032 domain-containing protein, producing MQPNMQITNSTLVPALLSLPWDIPLEEWPTDLLASLPRGISRHVVRFVNADDRVIAIKEIGQKVAYHEYRTLRELSRMGAPAVRPLAVITGRRDANGEELTAALVTEHLEYSLPYRFVFSQSMRPETATRLIDSLAVLLVRLHLLNFYWGDVSLSNTLFRRDADAFSGYLVDAETGDVQPHLSKQRRLHDLEIARVNIIGELMDLQSGGLLPTDADAIEIGERIVEKYQLLWDALTAEEAIPSTESWHIHRRIEMLNELGFDVGELKITTGEEGSVLNIRPRVVDAGHHHRALMRLTGLDVQEGQARRILNTIETYRAVGELHDIPLEQVAHRWLRDVLDPTLAIIPPEYSSRLQPAQLFHEIIDHQWFLSEEEGKPVDLATAAQSYVDNVLPNRPDEKRMLDLDPNDELSD from the coding sequence ATGCAACCCAACATGCAAATAACCAACAGCACGCTTGTGCCCGCGTTGTTGTCATTGCCTTGGGATATCCCGCTGGAAGAATGGCCCACTGATCTGCTCGCGAGCCTGCCTCGCGGAATCTCACGCCACGTTGTTCGCTTTGTTAATGCGGATGACCGGGTGATCGCTATTAAGGAAATCGGGCAAAAGGTCGCCTACCACGAGTACCGTACGCTCCGAGAGCTTTCGCGGATGGGTGCCCCGGCAGTGCGGCCGTTAGCCGTCATCACTGGGCGTCGTGACGCTAACGGCGAGGAGCTCACCGCAGCTCTCGTCACAGAACATCTGGAATATTCGTTGCCCTACCGTTTTGTGTTCTCCCAAAGTATGCGCCCCGAAACCGCCACGCGTCTCATCGACTCCCTCGCCGTCCTGCTCGTCAGGCTTCATTTGCTCAACTTCTATTGGGGCGACGTCAGCCTGTCCAACACACTGTTTCGCAGGGACGCCGACGCTTTTTCCGGATACCTCGTCGACGCGGAAACCGGGGACGTGCAACCGCACCTCAGCAAACAACGCCGCCTTCACGACCTCGAAATAGCCCGCGTCAACATCATCGGTGAGCTGATGGACTTGCAAAGCGGCGGGCTGCTGCCTACCGACGCCGATGCGATTGAAATCGGCGAGCGCATCGTAGAGAAATACCAATTGCTGTGGGACGCCCTCACCGCGGAGGAAGCAATCCCGTCTACGGAATCCTGGCACATCCACCGGCGGATCGAAATGCTCAATGAGCTCGGTTTCGATGTGGGCGAGCTCAAGATCACCACTGGCGAGGAGGGGTCCGTCCTCAACATCAGGCCTCGCGTGGTCGACGCCGGCCACCACCACCGCGCTCTCATGAGACTCACTGGCCTGGACGTGCAGGAAGGGCAAGCCCGCCGCATCCTGAACACGATTGAGACCTACCGCGCCGTCGGTGAGCTGCACGACATCCCGCTCGAGCAAGTCGCACACCGCTGGCTCAGGGATGTGCTCGATCCCACGCTGGCAATCATCCCACCCGAATACTCTTCCAGGCTACAACCCGCGCAACTGTTCCACGAGATCATCGACCACCAGTGGTTTTTATCCGAAGAGGAAGGAAAACCCGTGGATCTGGCCACCGCGGCGCAGTCCTACGTGGACAATGTTCTACCGAACCGGCCAGATGAGAAACGAATGCTGGATCTGGATCCGAACGACGAGCTATCAGATTAA
- the rplE gene encoding 50S ribosomal protein L5, protein MSDNYTPRLKARYREEIRTKLNDEFKYDNVMQIPGLTKIVVNMGVGDAARDSKLINGALEDLTAITGQKPELRRAKKSIANFKLREGMPIGARVTLRGDRMWEFLDRLLTVALPRIRDFRGLSDQQFDGHGNYTFGLTEQTMFYEIDVDKVDRPRGMDITVVTTATNNDEGRALLRELGFPFKKPGQADH, encoded by the coding sequence ATGAGCGACAACTACACTCCACGTCTCAAGGCCCGTTACCGCGAAGAGATCCGTACCAAGCTCAACGATGAGTTCAAGTACGACAACGTCATGCAGATCCCAGGTCTGACCAAGATCGTGGTCAACATGGGTGTCGGCGACGCTGCTCGTGACTCCAAGCTGATCAACGGCGCTCTCGAGGACCTCACCGCAATCACCGGTCAGAAGCCAGAGCTTCGCCGTGCGAAGAAGTCCATCGCAAACTTCAAGCTCCGTGAAGGCATGCCAATCGGTGCCCGTGTTACCCTGCGTGGCGACCGCATGTGGGAATTCCTCGACCGTCTGCTGACCGTCGCCCTCCCACGTATTCGTGACTTCCGTGGCCTGTCTGACCAGCAGTTCGATGGTCACGGCAACTACACCTTCGGCCTGACCGAGCAGACCATGTTCTACGAAATCGACGTAGACAAGGTTGATCGTCCACGTGGTATGGACATCACCGTGGTCACCACGGCTACCAACAATGACGAAGGCCGCGCGCTGCTGCGCGAACTGGGCTTCCCATTCAAGAAGCCAGGCCAGGCGGATCACTAG
- the rplX gene encoding 50S ribosomal protein L24: MKIHKGDNVLVISGPDKGAKGKVIQAFPKTNKVIVEGVNRIKKHVVNSAPERGAESGGIVTQEAPIHVSNVMVLDSDGNPTRVGYRVDENGKRVRISRKNGKDI; this comes from the coding sequence ATGAAGATCCACAAGGGCGATAACGTACTCGTCATCTCCGGCCCAGACAAGGGCGCAAAGGGCAAGGTCATCCAGGCTTTCCCAAAGACCAACAAGGTCATCGTCGAGGGTGTTAACCGCATCAAGAAGCACGTCGTGAACTCTGCTCCAGAGCGCGGCGCTGAGTCTGGCGGCATCGTTACCCAGGAAGCTCCAATCCACGTCTCCAACGTCATGGTTCTGGACTCCGACGGTAACCCAACCCGCGTTGGCTACCGCGTAGACGAGAACGGCAAGCGTGTCCGCATTTCTCGCAAGAACGGGAAGGACATCTAA
- the rplN gene encoding 50S ribosomal protein L14 — MIQQESRLKVADNTGAREILCIRVLGGSTRRFAGIGDVIVATVKEAAPGGNVKAGDIVKAVVVRAKKETRRPDGSYIRFDENAAVIIKNDNEPKGTRIFGPVARELRDKKFMKIVSLAPEVI, encoded by the coding sequence GTGATTCAGCAAGAATCGCGTCTGAAGGTTGCCGACAACACTGGTGCACGTGAAATCCTGTGCATCCGCGTTCTCGGTGGCTCTACCCGACGCTTTGCTGGCATTGGCGACGTCATCGTCGCTACTGTCAAGGAAGCCGCTCCAGGCGGCAATGTCAAGGCTGGCGACATCGTCAAGGCTGTCGTTGTTCGTGCGAAGAAGGAAACCCGTCGTCCAGATGGCTCCTACATCCGCTTCGACGAGAACGCTGCCGTCATCATCAAGAACGACAACGAGCCAAAGGGCACCCGTATCTTCGGCCCAGTCGCTCGTGAGCTTCGTGACAAGAAGTTCATGAAGATCGTTTCTCTCGCACCGGAGGTGATCTAA
- a CDS encoding phospho-sugar mutase produces MSLIETARNWAAHDPDPETKAEILTLVDAGDEAELAQRFQGPLAFGTAGLRAKVGAGESRLNQAVITRVTYGLTAWLRSKIGADPVIVVGCDARHGSKKFQQVAAEVISALGGRALVLPPENPTPLTAFSVKKYHADAGIMVTASHNPPADNGYKVYLGGRVATGAAEGVQLVSPADKEIASAFEAAPMADEIALSTDNIEQVDPREEYIARAKTLAGEHRDVTIALTPMHGVGGAIGHQLLSELGFTVSVVPEQADPDPDFPTVSFPNPEEQGALDLAKRHAESIDADVIIAYDPDADRCAVATRVAGQWRQLSGDETGALLGQYIAARGATGAFANSIVSSRLLGQIAKAHGLHHENTLTGFKWIARTPELAFGYEEAIGYCCDPAAVADKDGISASVLVASLVGELKAQGRTLMDALDDLARTHGLYLSAPLTFRVSDLSLIAEGMHTLRTNPPTQLAGAKVTEVIDLAAGTLPCGATDGMYFVTERDDRVIVRPSGTEPKLKCYLEVVFPVTGEDVPREAAQQRLTEISEELRAHLGM; encoded by the coding sequence ATGAGCCTGATCGAGACCGCCCGGAACTGGGCAGCGCACGATCCAGATCCAGAGACCAAAGCCGAGATTCTCACACTCGTTGATGCCGGCGACGAAGCTGAACTGGCACAGCGCTTCCAGGGGCCATTAGCGTTTGGTACCGCAGGGCTGCGCGCCAAGGTTGGGGCCGGTGAATCACGCCTCAACCAGGCGGTTATCACCCGGGTAACCTATGGGCTCACGGCCTGGTTGCGGAGCAAGATTGGTGCGGATCCAGTGATCGTCGTGGGGTGCGATGCCCGCCACGGATCGAAGAAGTTTCAGCAGGTCGCAGCCGAAGTGATCTCGGCTTTGGGGGGACGAGCCTTGGTGCTACCACCTGAGAACCCAACACCGCTTACTGCTTTTTCGGTGAAGAAGTATCACGCTGACGCCGGCATTATGGTGACGGCGTCGCATAACCCGCCGGCAGACAACGGCTACAAGGTGTATCTCGGTGGCCGGGTTGCCACGGGCGCGGCTGAGGGGGTTCAGTTAGTATCCCCGGCAGATAAGGAAATCGCCTCGGCTTTTGAAGCGGCTCCCATGGCGGATGAGATCGCGCTGAGCACGGATAATATCGAGCAGGTTGACCCTCGGGAGGAGTACATTGCCCGAGCCAAAACACTCGCTGGGGAGCACCGGGATGTCACCATTGCGCTGACTCCAATGCACGGGGTAGGCGGGGCGATCGGCCACCAACTCCTCAGTGAACTCGGCTTTACTGTGTCGGTAGTGCCGGAGCAGGCAGACCCAGATCCGGATTTCCCTACGGTATCTTTCCCGAATCCAGAGGAACAAGGTGCGCTTGACCTGGCGAAACGTCACGCCGAGAGTATCGATGCTGATGTTATCATCGCCTATGATCCCGATGCGGACCGCTGCGCGGTAGCTACCCGCGTTGCGGGACAGTGGCGACAGCTCAGTGGGGATGAAACCGGCGCACTGCTTGGACAGTACATCGCAGCGCGTGGAGCTACCGGAGCTTTTGCTAACTCCATTGTGTCGTCCCGGCTGCTCGGGCAGATCGCGAAGGCTCATGGGCTCCACCATGAGAACACCTTGACTGGTTTCAAATGGATCGCCCGAACCCCGGAGTTGGCGTTCGGCTACGAGGAAGCGATTGGATACTGCTGTGATCCGGCAGCGGTGGCTGATAAAGACGGTATTTCCGCCTCGGTGTTGGTCGCTAGCTTGGTGGGGGAGCTGAAGGCTCAGGGCCGTACTCTCATGGATGCGCTCGATGATCTTGCTCGCACGCATGGGTTATATCTCAGCGCGCCACTGACGTTCCGGGTCAGTGACCTCTCGCTGATCGCGGAAGGCATGCATACGCTGCGCACAAACCCACCGACGCAATTAGCCGGTGCAAAGGTGACGGAGGTCATTGATCTTGCCGCTGGCACGTTGCCGTGTGGTGCAACGGATGGCATGTATTTTGTCACCGAGCGGGATGACCGCGTGATCGTCCGGCCGTCGGGCACCGAGCCGAAACTGAAGTGCTACCTAGAGGTAGTGTTCCCGGTAACCGGCGAAGATGTTCCTCGGGAGGCCGCCCAGCAGCGGCTGACGGAAATTTCGGAGGAACTGCGCGCACACCTGGGAATGTAA
- the deoC gene encoding deoxyribose-phosphate aldolase — MLEKSAVARLIDHTLLKPEATVDTVNNLIKEAQELGTYSVCISPSHLPVTVPEGLHVATVVGFPSGAVKAEIKAAEAARAVADGAEEVDMVINLALAKQGLWEELEAEIAAVRAAVPAPGVLKVIIESAALEDEEIVAACEAAERAKADFVKTSTGFHPAGGASLHAVELMAKTVGGRLGVKASGGIRTAKDACAMVEAGATRLGLSASAAILGELS; from the coding sequence ATGTTGGAAAAGTCTGCTGTCGCGCGGCTCATTGATCACACTCTGTTGAAGCCAGAAGCAACTGTCGACACTGTCAACAACTTAATCAAGGAAGCGCAGGAGCTGGGCACCTACTCGGTGTGCATCTCTCCGAGCCATCTTCCCGTCACCGTCCCAGAGGGCCTGCACGTTGCTACTGTAGTTGGTTTTCCTTCCGGAGCTGTCAAAGCCGAAATCAAGGCTGCCGAGGCAGCTCGGGCCGTGGCCGATGGCGCGGAAGAAGTAGACATGGTCATCAACTTGGCGTTGGCCAAGCAGGGACTATGGGAGGAACTTGAAGCTGAGATCGCCGCAGTGCGAGCAGCTGTTCCAGCGCCAGGCGTACTGAAAGTAATCATCGAATCAGCTGCACTTGAGGACGAAGAAATCGTCGCAGCCTGCGAAGCAGCCGAACGTGCCAAGGCTGACTTCGTTAAGACCTCCACTGGGTTCCACCCGGCAGGTGGTGCTTCACTCCATGCAGTGGAGCTCATGGCGAAAACCGTGGGTGGGCGTCTTGGAGTTAAAGCCTCCGGTGGGATTCGTACTGCAAAGGATGCCTGCGCGATGGTTGAAGCTGGCGCCACCCGCCTAGGACTTTCCGCTTCTGCTGCGATCCTGGGTGAATTGTCATGA
- a CDS encoding MFS transporter produces MDTTQETRPAANDLNPKAAVPILLFSFVFCLIVDNGFKTMTMPIAEGLGISDNTASLQASLAGVVIGIGAVFYAALADSISIRKLMLVGIALIGVGSLLGYFGSSSWALVLSGRLIQTCGLAAAETLYVIYVTKHLEEKDQKTYLGFSTAAFQLGLLVGALTSGYIATYVSWTAMFLVPLILLLAAPVIHKMVPEDDAVEGHLDVFGLLLIAVFAASLTMYMQAFNPLWLIPTVLGIALFAWHVMTHKGAVVAPEFFKNGRYVWALVLVLIIYSTQLGFIFLLPYAGSELHGLAPDKAALLMVPGYICAVLAGVFSGAIGKVLSSRTTIFIALGMIILALVLSAVLIEVSVIALIISIVLFATGFALMYAPLVNTALQNITAAKSGIAIGFYNLTINIAIPLGIAYTAKLQDIGASWFGGMSSATTGQGQMFATVLWTLALIAIVGTVIYFFADRALLSRERQAAV; encoded by the coding sequence ATGGACACCACACAAGAAACCAGGCCCGCAGCCAATGATCTTAATCCCAAGGCTGCTGTACCAATCCTGTTGTTCTCCTTCGTCTTTTGCCTGATTGTTGATAATGGCTTCAAGACGATGACGATGCCGATCGCTGAAGGGCTCGGCATCTCAGATAACACTGCTTCTCTCCAGGCATCGTTGGCCGGTGTGGTTATCGGCATCGGTGCAGTGTTCTACGCCGCTCTCGCGGATTCGATCTCAATCCGGAAGTTGATGCTGGTCGGTATCGCTCTTATCGGCGTGGGCTCCTTGCTCGGATACTTCGGGTCCAGTTCTTGGGCACTGGTCCTTAGTGGCCGACTAATCCAAACGTGTGGTTTGGCTGCAGCGGAAACCCTCTACGTCATCTATGTGACCAAACACCTGGAGGAAAAGGATCAGAAAACCTACCTGGGTTTCTCTACCGCAGCTTTCCAGCTTGGCCTGCTTGTTGGCGCACTGACCTCGGGTTACATCGCCACCTATGTGTCATGGACAGCGATGTTCCTGGTTCCGTTGATCCTCCTGTTGGCTGCTCCGGTGATCCATAAGATGGTTCCCGAGGACGACGCGGTTGAAGGCCATCTGGACGTATTCGGCCTGCTGTTGATTGCAGTATTCGCTGCTAGCCTCACCATGTACATGCAGGCGTTTAATCCGCTGTGGCTGATCCCAACCGTACTGGGTATTGCGCTGTTCGCGTGGCACGTTATGACTCACAAAGGTGCGGTTGTTGCTCCCGAGTTCTTCAAAAACGGACGCTACGTATGGGCTTTGGTGCTGGTGCTTATCATCTACTCGACGCAGCTTGGTTTTATCTTCCTGCTGCCATACGCAGGTTCCGAACTACACGGGCTAGCTCCAGATAAGGCTGCGCTGCTCATGGTCCCAGGCTACATTTGTGCCGTTCTAGCAGGTGTGTTCTCCGGCGCTATTGGTAAGGTGCTCAGCTCTCGAACCACCATCTTTATCGCACTGGGCATGATCATCCTGGCCTTGGTGCTCTCAGCAGTGCTCATTGAAGTCTCCGTCATCGCGCTGATCATTTCCATCGTGCTGTTTGCTACTGGGTTCGCTTTGATGTACGCCCCGCTGGTGAACACTGCGCTGCAGAACATTACGGCAGCGAAATCAGGCATCGCCATTGGTTTCTACAACCTGACCATCAATATCGCTATCCCGCTCGGAATCGCTTACACCGCGAAACTCCAAGACATTGGTGCGAGCTGGTTCGGTGGTATGTCTAGCGCCACCACTGGCCAAGGACAGATGTTTGCCACCGTGCTGTGGACGCTGGCGCTGATAGCGATCGTCGGCACTGTCATCTATTTCTTCGCAGATCGGGCGTTGTTGTCTAGGGAAAGGCAAGCAGCGGTGTAA
- the deoD gene encoding purine-nucleoside phosphorylase gives MSTTSTPHINPNGAPIAKTVLMPGDPLRAKFIADTYLENVVQFNGVRNMLGFTGTYDGAEVSVMGSGMGIPSIGIYASELIKFYDVTQIIRVGSCGAMQRNVDLYDVIIGMSASTDSNFMSQYNLPGTWAPTASWKLMKVAIEEAEKQGAKYHVGNILSSDVFYNDDDSVNERWAKMGVLGVEMESAALYAIAARHGVDALGIFTASDNLITGERTTAEERQTAFTAMMEIALPLAKI, from the coding sequence ATGTCTACCACTTCCACCCCTCACATCAACCCAAACGGCGCGCCAATCGCAAAAACGGTTCTCATGCCTGGCGACCCGCTGCGTGCCAAGTTCATCGCCGATACGTACCTCGAGAATGTTGTCCAGTTCAACGGAGTTCGTAACATGCTTGGCTTCACTGGCACCTACGATGGCGCGGAAGTGTCCGTCATGGGGTCAGGCATGGGCATCCCTTCCATTGGCATCTACGCTTCAGAGCTGATTAAGTTCTACGATGTCACCCAGATTATTCGCGTTGGTTCCTGCGGGGCAATGCAGCGCAACGTAGATCTCTATGACGTCATCATCGGTATGTCGGCGTCCACTGACTCTAACTTTATGAGCCAGTACAATCTCCCTGGAACCTGGGCTCCTACCGCTTCCTGGAAGCTGATGAAGGTGGCCATCGAGGAAGCTGAAAAGCAGGGTGCGAAATACCACGTGGGTAACATCCTTTCCTCGGATGTTTTCTACAACGACGATGACTCCGTGAACGAGCGGTGGGCCAAGATGGGCGTGCTCGGCGTGGAAATGGAATCGGCTGCGCTCTACGCAATCGCAGCGCGCCACGGCGTGGACGCGCTCGGAATCTTCACGGCCTCGGACAACCTCATCACCGGAGAACGCACCACTGCCGAAGAACGCCAAACCGCGTTCACTGCAATGATGGAAATTGCGCTCCCACTAGCAAAGATCTAA
- a CDS encoding sugar-binding transcriptional regulator, which produces MLDFRDAQAVDAAKLYYLSGLSQADVARELGISRPTVSKLLQLARDKGYVVISLHDPRERADELVEQLKAEFGLADARVVRPANNSAAELLASLGAAGAALVEELVHDDMKVGVSWGNTMFAVSEHLREQNLRGVEVIQLKGGHSHTDLNTKDIATLSRFARAFNAEMKMLPLPVILDDVVTKELVVKDRHVAKVMAAGASSDLVVFTVGDVHRESLLLNLGYLSDSETESLLATAVGDACSRFFTASGDIANPRIDARTIGISLSDLGERPLRVLVAGGVNKAEAIKTALAMGMATHVVIDHVTALRVLNLDSV; this is translated from the coding sequence GTGTTAGATTTTCGTGATGCACAAGCTGTCGATGCGGCCAAATTGTATTACCTCAGTGGCCTGAGCCAAGCAGATGTGGCGCGCGAGTTGGGGATTTCTCGGCCGACGGTGTCCAAATTGCTGCAGTTAGCTCGGGATAAAGGGTATGTGGTGATCTCGCTCCATGATCCGCGCGAGCGAGCGGACGAGCTGGTGGAACAGCTTAAAGCGGAGTTTGGTTTAGCGGATGCCCGCGTGGTGCGTCCGGCAAACAATAGCGCGGCTGAGCTGTTGGCAAGCCTCGGCGCTGCTGGTGCTGCACTGGTGGAAGAGCTTGTTCATGACGACATGAAGGTTGGTGTTTCCTGGGGCAACACCATGTTTGCTGTGTCGGAACATCTGCGGGAGCAGAATCTGCGTGGCGTCGAAGTAATCCAGCTAAAGGGCGGGCATTCACACACCGACCTGAACACCAAAGACATTGCTACGTTGTCGCGGTTTGCTCGGGCATTTAATGCTGAGATGAAAATGCTGCCGTTACCCGTGATCTTGGATGATGTGGTGACAAAAGAGCTTGTGGTAAAGGATCGTCACGTAGCTAAAGTGATGGCAGCTGGCGCGTCGTCGGATTTGGTGGTGTTTACGGTGGGGGACGTGCACCGCGAAAGCCTGCTGTTGAATTTGGGGTATTTGTCTGACAGTGAAACCGAATCGTTACTTGCAACGGCGGTGGGCGACGCGTGTTCGAGGTTTTTTACTGCGTCAGGAGACATTGCCAATCCCCGTATTGATGCCCGTACGATCGGAATCTCGTTGAGTGACTTAGGGGAGCGTCCGCTGAGGGTATTGGTGGCTGGCGGCGTAAATAAAGCTGAGGCCATTAAGACAGCGTTGGCGATGGGGATGGCTACGCATGTAGTCATTGATCATGTGACCGCACTGCGTGTTCTTAATTTGGATAGCGTGTGA
- the rpsQ gene encoding 30S ribosomal protein S17, giving the protein MSEATVNNTPKKEKGARKVRTGYVVSDKMQKTIVVELEDRKQHALYGKTIRTNSKVKAHDENEIAGIGDLVRIEETRPLSKDKHFRLVEIVEKAK; this is encoded by the coding sequence ATGAGTGAGGCAACTGTGAACAACACCCCAAAGAAGGAAAAGGGCGCCCGCAAGGTCCGCACCGGCTACGTGGTTTCTGACAAGATGCAGAAGACCATCGTGGTTGAGCTCGAGGACCGTAAGCAGCACGCTCTGTACGGCAAGACCATCCGTACTAACTCCAAGGTGAAGGCCCACGACGAGAATGAGATCGCCGGCATCGGCGACCTGGTTCGCATCGAGGAGACCCGCCCGCTGTCCAAGGACAAGCACTTCCGCCTCGTCGAGATCGTCGAGAAGGCTAAGTAA